A section of the Campylobacter lanienae NCTC 13004 genome encodes:
- a CDS encoding 50S ribosomal protein L25/general stress protein Ctc — translation MLEGIVRESIDKRSTKALRKDGYLIANIYAKGIENINAAFKVNDFIKAVKAKSGLKFDVSVGGKTYNVVVVDYQKHPVTSILKHVDLKVVLPDVESKYLVPVVPVGTPAGIKNKGVLLQSKKRLKVKCKGKDLPDSFKVDVSPLDIDDTILVRDIEAPQNVRIIDAGRVAVLGVVKAK, via the coding sequence ATGTTAGAAGGCATTGTTAGAGAGAGTATTGACAAAAGAAGCACAAAAGCTCTTAGGAAAGATGGTTATCTAATCGCTAACATTTACGCAAAAGGTATTGAAAATATCAATGCTGCTTTTAAAGTAAATGATTTTATCAAAGCTGTTAAGGCTAAAAGCGGTTTGAAATTTGATGTCAGCGTAGGTGGTAAAACTTATAATGTTGTGGTTGTAGATTACCAAAAACACCCAGTAACAAGTATTTTAAAGCATGTTGATTTGAAAGTTGTTTTACCAGATGTTGAGTCTAAATACCTTGTCCCAGTTGTTCCTGTAGGCACTCCAGCAGGTATCAAAAATAAAGGCGTTTTACTACAATCTAAAAAACGCTTAAAAGTTAAATGTAAAGGCAAAGATCTACCAGATAGCTTTAAAGTAGATGTATCGCCGCTTGATATCGATGATACTATTTTAGTTCGTGATATTGAGGCTCCACAAAATGTGCGCATCATTGATGCAGGTCGTGTAGCTGTCTTAGGTGTAGTAAAAGCTAAGTAA
- a CDS encoding chemotaxis protein CheW translates to MSDKLGEVLQRQKQQISEPESAKDREEIEQLVGFIVGDEEFAIPILYIKEIIKPIEYTRVPSVPPYVLGVFNLRGSVIPLIDLRIRFNLEPSKMTPNTRYIVMQDSENIAGFVIDRLTEAIRINTNQIDQPPETLAKDKGMIQGIGKRDNNILTILKVESLLKRDF, encoded by the coding sequence ATGAGCGATAAATTAGGTGAAGTTTTACAAAGACAAAAACAGCAAATAAGCGAACCAGAGAGTGCCAAAGATAGAGAAGAGATAGAACAACTAGTAGGCTTTATCGTTGGGGATGAGGAATTTGCTATTCCGATTTTATATATCAAAGAGATTATTAAGCCAATTGAATACACTAGAGTCCCTAGTGTCCCACCATATGTGTTAGGTGTCTTTAATCTTAGGGGCAGTGTAATTCCTTTAATAGATTTAAGAATTAGATTTAATCTAGAACCTAGCAAAATGACTCCAAATACTAGATATATCGTTATGCAAGATAGCGAGAATATCGCAGGGTTTGTTATAGATAGGCTAACTGAAGCGATTAGAATAAACACTAATCAAATTGACCAGCCGCCTGAAACTTTGGCAAAAGATAAAGGAATGATACAAGGTATTGGCAAAAGAGATAATAATATCTTAACGATATTAAAGGTTGAATCTTTATTAAAGCGCGATTTTTAA
- the serB gene encoding phosphoserine phosphatase SerB, with amino-acid sequence MIKLCVFDFDSTLMDGETITILSSAMGKDKEVGEITARAMAGELDFYESLIQRVRLIEGLEFNKALEIASNLPFITGASDIISYLKSKNIKTVVFSGGFHIATDIAQNKLGFDINFANELHHKNGILTGNVGGEMMFGDSKGKMLKRLKELLGLSKNEVACVGDGANDVSMFKEANTGIAFCANKVLKEVATHIVDIKNLNEIKKII; translated from the coding sequence ATGATAAAACTTTGTGTTTTTGATTTTGATTCTACTTTGATGGATGGTGAGACTATCACCATCCTTTCAAGTGCGATGGGCAAGGATAAAGAAGTTGGCGAGATAACTGCTAGAGCGATGGCGGGTGAGCTTGATTTTTACGAGAGTTTAATACAAAGAGTTAGACTAATTGAGGGATTAGAGTTTAATAAAGCTTTAGAAATTGCTTCGAATTTACCATTTATCACTGGTGCTAGTGATATCATCTCATATTTAAAATCCAAAAATATCAAAACAGTTGTATTTAGCGGTGGATTTCATATAGCTACAGATATAGCACAAAATAAGCTTGGTTTTGATATAAATTTTGCTAATGAACTTCATCATAAAAATGGAATTCTAACAGGAAATGTAGGCGGTGAGATGATGTTTGGCGACTCTAAGGGCAAGATGCTTAAAAGGCTTAAAGAACTTCTAGGTTTAAGCAAGAATGAAGTGGCTTGTGTGGGCGATGGAGCTAATGATGTTTCTATGTTTAAAGAAGCTAACACAGGCATTGCCTTTTGTGCTAATAAGGTATTAAAAGAGGTCGCAACTCATATTGTAGATATCAAAAATTTAAATGAGATTAAAAAAATTATATAA
- a CDS encoding transaldolase has protein sequence MKEINFSLWCDFLESNFINLEFTELIQNGTINGATSNPSIFKNAICNSTAYNELKDKFRKKDAKKLYEILATNDIKMAATKLLSNYARGDDGFVSIEVDPNLILASDIIDEGKRLYNAIKMPNVMIKIPAISPGFEAMSELMKKGINVNATLIFSQSQADECLEAFKEGTKKYQKRFPQAILPQGVISVFVSRFDRLLDDRLDEKAKYGIYNATNIYNQIQNSNQSNVRTLFASTGVKGDNLTPDYYIKELLYPNSINTAPLDTIKAFIANGDFTPKALPSDEEISKFMANAKAANIDYKRVCTDLLDEGLEAFVAAFDEILVSLL, from the coding sequence ATGAAAGAGATCAATTTTTCTCTTTGGTGTGATTTTTTAGAGAGTAATTTTATAAATTTAGAGTTCACAGAATTAATCCAAAATGGCACAATTAACGGCGCTACAAGCAATCCAAGCATCTTTAAAAATGCTATTTGTAACTCAACAGCTTATAATGAGCTAAAAGATAAATTTAGAAAAAAAGATGCTAAAAAACTATATGAAATTCTAGCCACTAATGATATCAAAATGGCGGCTACTAAGCTACTTAGCAATTACGCTAGGGGTGATGATGGCTTTGTAAGCATTGAAGTAGATCCAAATTTGATCTTAGCTAGTGATATCATCGATGAGGGAAAAAGATTATATAATGCGATTAAGATGCCAAATGTGATGATTAAAATTCCAGCTATTTCACCTGGATTTGAGGCGATGAGTGAGCTTATGAAAAAGGGTATTAATGTCAATGCTACGCTGATTTTTTCGCAATCTCAAGCGGATGAGTGTTTAGAGGCTTTCAAAGAAGGGACAAAAAAATATCAAAAAAGATTCCCACAAGCCATACTCCCACAAGGTGTTATAAGCGTATTTGTTAGTCGTTTTGATAGATTGCTTGATGATAGGCTAGATGAAAAGGCCAAATATGGTATTTACAACGCTACAAATATATATAATCAAATTCAAAATTCTAACCAAAGCAATGTAAGAACGCTATTTGCTAGCACAGGAGTTAAGGGAGATAATCTTACGCCTGATTATTATATCAAGGAGCTTTTATATCCAAATTCCATTAATACAGCACCACTTGATACCATAAAAGCATTTATAGCTAATGGAGATTTCACCCCTAAAGCCTTGCCAAGTGATGAAGAAATATCTAAATTTATGGCAAATGCCAAGGCAGCTAATATAGATTATAAAAGAGTTTGCACAGATCTTTTAGATGAGGGTTTAGAGGCTTTTGTAGCGGCTTTTGATGAGATTTTGGTATCGCTTTTATAA